The Planctomycetia bacterium DNA segment TTTTCCGCGTCGGTCATGGGGATTTTCATCGAATCGGTGCGGCGATCGATGGCCGCTTTGGGTGGTCTGCCTCGCATGGGATTTAACATACGCATAAAATATTTTCGGTCAAGCATCTTTTTGTTGACGTCCAGTATTTATTATGGGTATAATAAAAATAGAAAGTTGGGAGCCGATGGGCTCGGAATTAGTTTGGGCGTGCGGGATAAACGCACGTCCCCTAAGCACAAAAAGGACTTATGACGACAGAACGAGAATACAACGGATGGAGTAACTACGAAACGTGGTGTGTGAATCTCTGGTTGGAAAATAACAAAGCGGTCTATTCTCATTGGCACGAGCAGGCGCGCCAGTGCGCCCAATACGGCCCAGGTGCCAAGGTGGTTTGTGACGAACACCCTTCCAACCCAGGAGCAGTCGCTCTGATGCTGGCGGAACAGCTAGAGCACGAATTGTGCGAACAATTCCCGCTCCCAAGAGCGGATGTATATTCCGACCTGCTCGCGGCGGCACTGGACGAAGTCAATTGGTTCGAAATTGCCCGGAATCTATTGACGGATTGTTTTCCAGTTGCCGCAGCGGAATCCACGACTCCACCGCCTCAGCCCGTTGGCCCCAAGTTCGAGCCGGGAAAAATCGCGGGCACACCGGCCGCCTTGGCGGCGGTTTCGCACGATGACATTGCCGCCGCGCTGGACCGACATCTACGCGGCGATTGGGGTTTCGTCTGTCCGGCTGACAGTCGCGAAAACGCCCGCGCCTTAGAAGTCGGTGGGCGGTTGTTCTCGGTGTATGAAGCTGCCAATCAAACACGGTTCTGGCTGATCACCGAAGCCGACCGCTCGGTGACCACGGTGCTGTTGCCCAGTGACTACTGACGATTGCCTTGTCTTTGCGAAACCGCGGCGGCCGAACTTGGCCGCCGTTTTTTTTGTCTTCAGTTATCGCTGCAGATTCTTATCGCATCGGCGTGGCGGCTCTTACCGTCTTGAGTTGTCCGCCACGCGTGCCATTTAACATGCGCATAAAAAAGTTTTCAGCGAACCGCCCAATGGCTTGACTCCTAGGAATTATTATGACCATAATAATTCCATGCAAGCGGGCCGACGCGCAGTATTATTAATAAGCATGCCGCAGCCCGCCACGAAGCGATGGATTAGGAATATTTACGTAATAGGAGAACACGACGATGAAGATGCTCAACTCACTCGCCCGCAGCCCACGCCTTGCTGAACTCAAGGTTTCGTATCGGCGACGCACGACGTTGCGCGGCAAGCCACCACCCACACCGTCAATCGTCAATTCGTCTCACACGGCGGAGCAATACCTCCGCGCCGTGTGGGATGCCAACAAATTGGAGCTAGTGGAAGAGCTTTACGTCGTTTGTCTTAACGGAGCGCACGAGGCAATCGGCTGGCTCTGCGTTTCCAGCGGAGGCTTCGACCGAGCGGTGGTCGACATTCGGATGGTCTTTGGCGTTGCCTTACAGGTCGCCTCTTCCGCCATCATCGTGGCCCACAATCATCCCAGCGGTCACGTCACCCCTTCGCTGGAGGACCGCGCCGTGACGGCGAAGCTGAGAGCCGCGGGCGACGTGCTCAATATCCCGCTGCTGGACCACATTATTTTGAGCAGGGCGGACGCGTTCAGCTTCGCCGACGCGGGGTTACTGCAAGTCAGCCCCCGCGCTGTGTTGGTGGCCGAATGAACGTACGCGTTCGGATTTTCTAGTAGTGCAACAACCGCGGCCGCCCGGCAAGGCGGCCGCTCGAAACCAAGGTGAATCGTCATGACTGTACCGACCCACAATAAACTGACCAGCGGACCGCTGGCAGATCCGATCGTTGAGACCCGTTCCGTTTCCACGCCAGCCAGCAGCGCCGACAGAGCGCCGCGGCTCGTGCCGCTCCCCGAGGGACCGAAGACCGCCAGTCCCGTACCATGGCTGACCAGCATTCATGCCACTCCGGGCCGCGGCCAATATGGTGACGCTGGTTACCGAGGGAACTGTTCCGGCCTGCTCATTAAGGACTTGCTGATGTATTACCGGCCGAAGCGGGTGCTGGACCCCATGACGGGTGGTGGCACCTGCCGCGACGTGTGCCGGGAATTGAATATCGAGTGCGTCAGCTGTGACCTGCGGTCAGGGCGTGATGCCACCGCGTCCGGCGTTTTCCTGGACCAGGGATTATTCGATTTTATCTGGCTGCATCCGCCCTACTGGAAAATGATTCGCTGGAGTAACGACCCGCGTTGTCTAGCGAATGCTCCCACGCTCCGCGATTTTCTGCAGGGGCTGCGGCGGGTGATGCGAAACTGTGTGCAGGTCTTGCGGCCGTCCGGAGTGCTCGTGGTGCTGATGGGCGACTTGCGCGACCAGGGACACTATCAGGCCCTGCCTTTTCGCACACTCAACCTCGCCTATGCGCAAGGATTGACGCTCGCCGCGCCGGAAATCATTCGGTTTAGTCACGGCACGACTTCGGCGCGTCAGA contains these protein-coding regions:
- a CDS encoding JAB domain-containing protein: MKMLNSLARSPRLAELKVSYRRRTTLRGKPPPTPSIVNSSHTAEQYLRAVWDANKLELVEELYVVCLNGAHEAIGWLCVSSGGFDRAVVDIRMVFGVALQVASSAIIVAHNHPSGHVTPSLEDRAVTAKLRAAGDVLNIPLLDHIILSRADAFSFADAGLLQVSPRAVLVAE